One genomic segment of Laspinema palackyanum D2c includes these proteins:
- a CDS encoding cation:proton antiporter, which produces MEQITNLIPEGPIVEFTLLLLVILIVPPIFENLRLPGLIGLLVAGVVLGPDGAGLLNPNTDTIKLLSDIGKIYLMFVAGLEIDIQQFRKTKNRSIGFGFATFLVPLIVGTIIGRTFGFDWNPSILIGSLLASHTLLGYPIVNRLGVVGNEAVTVTIGATIFTDIGALLVLAICVSFNAGEFTAFSLMLQLVLLGLYSTGVLFGVDRAGKEYFRRTGDEEGNQFLFVLLALFLAAVGAQLINVDQIVGAFLAGLAVNDVVGNGPVKEKVEFVGSVLFIPFFFVGMGLLLDINGFIETLTTSRGLTLAIVFGLLGSKFLAALVAKILYRYQWIETLTMWSLSVPQVAATLAAALVGVQQGVITPEVFNTVIVLMLVTSILGPVLTARFASKLPVPKIQISSNNMSIWWETQGGEMKVNPTLGSPNDLFTIVVPISNPLTQRYLIQMAALLARHESGQIIPLSVAIAHVHMDEPQLDIALKESRRALDRSVQMLEEFEVKAKPELRIDDEISRAISRTAREWESNLIVMGWSPTTRLRSRLFGNLINDVFWSSHCPVAVMRLIDEPVNIHRLLVPVKNLSPQTLRTVRFAQLFADANSGEITLLHVCARRTPVEQIHRFESDLARLVQRDNSSVKITITTIPDDDVVKVIMKAAQSVEMVILRSIRRRTAGGLTVSNVTTKVIEELKCSLILFGEPHS; this is translated from the coding sequence ATGGAACAAATAACCAACTTAATTCCCGAAGGTCCAATTGTAGAATTTACCCTTCTCCTCTTGGTCATCTTGATTGTCCCTCCCATCTTTGAGAATCTGCGACTGCCCGGATTAATCGGGTTGTTAGTCGCCGGAGTCGTCTTAGGTCCTGATGGGGCGGGACTGCTCAATCCCAATACCGACACCATCAAACTGCTTTCGGACATTGGCAAAATCTACCTCATGTTCGTTGCCGGTTTAGAAATTGATATCCAACAGTTCCGCAAAACTAAAAATCGCTCCATCGGATTTGGGTTTGCCACCTTCCTGGTTCCCTTAATCGTCGGCACCATCATCGGACGAACTTTTGGATTTGATTGGAATCCTTCCATTTTGATTGGTTCCCTCCTCGCCTCTCATACCCTCTTAGGCTATCCCATCGTCAACCGCTTAGGAGTTGTGGGGAATGAGGCAGTTACGGTGACCATTGGGGCGACTATCTTTACCGACATTGGCGCGTTGTTAGTATTGGCAATTTGTGTTTCCTTCAATGCCGGAGAATTCACCGCCTTTTCTTTAATGCTCCAATTAGTATTACTAGGACTGTATTCAACAGGAGTTTTATTTGGAGTTGACCGGGCGGGAAAAGAATATTTTCGCCGAACCGGAGATGAAGAAGGAAATCAGTTTTTATTCGTGTTGCTTGCCCTATTTCTGGCCGCTGTCGGCGCACAATTAATTAATGTAGATCAAATTGTGGGAGCGTTTCTCGCAGGACTGGCGGTTAATGATGTTGTGGGTAACGGTCCAGTTAAGGAAAAAGTAGAATTTGTCGGGAGTGTTTTATTTATCCCCTTTTTCTTTGTGGGAATGGGTTTATTGCTCGATATTAATGGATTTATTGAGACCCTAACCACCTCCCGGGGATTGACCTTAGCCATTGTTTTTGGCTTACTCGGGAGCAAATTTCTCGCGGCCTTGGTTGCCAAAATTTTGTATCGTTACCAGTGGATTGAAACCTTAACCATGTGGTCGCTTTCGGTGCCACAAGTGGCGGCGACTTTGGCCGCAGCCCTGGTGGGGGTGCAACAGGGTGTGATTACCCCGGAAGTCTTTAACACGGTGATTGTCTTGATGTTAGTGACTTCCATTCTCGGACCTGTGCTGACGGCAAGATTTGCCAGCAAACTGCCGGTCCCGAAAATTCAGATCAGCTCAAATAATATGTCGATCTGGTGGGAAACCCAGGGAGGGGAGATGAAGGTAAATCCTACCCTGGGAAGTCCGAACGATTTGTTTACCATTGTGGTGCCGATTTCTAATCCCTTGACCCAACGGTATTTAATTCAAATGGCGGCGCTTTTAGCCCGTCATGAGTCCGGGCAAATTATTCCCTTATCCGTGGCGATCGCTCATGTTCACATGGATGAACCCCAACTCGATATTGCCCTCAAAGAAAGTCGCCGAGCGCTTGATCGCTCGGTCCAAATGTTAGAGGAATTTGAGGTCAAAGCCAAACCGGAACTGCGGATTGATGATGAGATCTCCCGCGCCATTAGCCGAACCGCCCGGGAATGGGAATCTAACTTAATCGTGATGGGATGGAGTCCGACCACGCGCTTGCGATCGCGATTATTTGGCAACCTGATTAATGACGTTTTTTGGTCCTCCCACTGTCCCGTTGCCGTCATGCGCCTGATCGATGAACCCGTTAATATTCATCGTCTCTTAGTGCCGGTCAAAAATTTATCCCCGCAGACCTTGCGAACAGTCCGATTTGCCCAGTTATTTGCCGATGCAAATTCCGGGGAAATTACCCTCTTACACGTTTGTGCGCGCCGAACTCCTGTTGAACAAATTCATCGGTTTGAATCCGATCTCGCCCGACTGGTCCAGCGGGATAACTCCTCGGTAAAAATTACCATTACCACCATTCCCGATGATGATGTGGTCAAAGTCATTATGAAGGCAGCGCAATCCGTGGAGATGGTGATTCTTCGCTCAATTCGTCGTCGGACTGCCGGGGGTTTAACCGTTAGCAATGTCACCACGAAGGTGATTGAAGAGTTGAAATGTTCCCTAATTTTGTTTGGTGAACCGCACTCATAA
- a CDS encoding two-partner secretion domain-containing protein, translated as MKVKLYKNRFLLSLSWGIILTFFPPIVAFSQQIQPIIPAENGTGTVVSPEGEVFHIQGGTLSSDGGNLFHTFEQFGLNAGQTANFLSNPEIRNILGRVTGVNASYINGLIQVTGGQSNLFLINPAGLVFGPDAALNVPAAFTATTATGIEFESGWFDGEGFNDYSQLIGKPLAFSFSTQEVGSIINAAHLSVNPYQNLNLIGGTLLNTGTLSAPGGTITLAAVPGESLVRIAQEGYLLSIEVNPQGLNSGNSGSLPLSVNPLSLPELLTQTGVGHATGVTVTEGGRVILTGSGLPVEQGDLVISDRPVSSTVPEDRTTINSANAIVSAPETLTIVGGQLRTTGDLTLRGGDTVRVREGETGFQAIAGGNLAIFGDQSIDILALTGIQPAFQAGGNLRLVSPGNISGDSNFSAGGNFSIENALGGGGQFVSEYDPIISATGDVILGSYRGVSLKIEAGGAISAEDITITGPDTTLGNLNDPDAELLLNEATLILRSGVASLVNPTNIPTNLGNTFLVTRPRSEPANISLGRVSTAGGPVILNSAGELFVDAIATAGGEIRLTANNNITATGALNSQGGDINLTAGNFVRVLNTVNNQNGVNASISSVESGDRGGNIRIQHSGGTTTPFIIGDATVNGTAGAITTGSTTISPNFSVPVPPSRYTQGNITIVTQSPNETPTDPGDETPTDPGDETPTDPGDETPTDPGDETPTQPGTGTPSQPGTGTPSQPGTGTPTQPGTGTPSQPGTGTPSQPGTGTPTQPGTGTPTQPGTGTPTQ; from the coding sequence ATGAAAGTTAAGCTTTATAAAAACCGCTTTTTATTATCCCTTTCTTGGGGCATAATTCTAACTTTTTTTCCTCCTATTGTAGCCTTTTCTCAGCAAATCCAACCGATTATACCAGCGGAGAATGGCACCGGGACAGTGGTCAGTCCTGAGGGTGAAGTGTTTCACATTCAGGGGGGAACCCTCTCCTCCGATGGGGGTAATCTTTTTCATACGTTTGAACAATTTGGATTAAATGCCGGTCAAACCGCTAACTTTCTGTCTAATCCGGAAATTCGCAATATTCTCGGGCGAGTAACCGGGGTAAATGCTTCTTATATTAATGGCTTAATTCAAGTCACTGGGGGTCAGTCTAATTTATTCTTAATCAACCCCGCTGGACTGGTTTTTGGGCCGGATGCGGCCTTGAATGTCCCGGCTGCTTTTACCGCCACTACGGCGACGGGAATTGAGTTTGAGTCGGGGTGGTTTGATGGGGAAGGGTTTAACGATTATAGCCAGTTGATTGGCAAGCCCCTGGCTTTTTCTTTTAGCACCCAAGAAGTCGGAAGCATTATTAATGCGGCTCACCTAAGTGTGAATCCCTACCAGAATTTAAACTTGATTGGGGGAACCCTGCTCAATACCGGAACCCTCAGCGCCCCCGGAGGAACCATTACCCTAGCTGCGGTCCCGGGAGAAAGTTTGGTGCGGATTGCTCAAGAGGGATATTTACTCAGTATTGAGGTGAATCCCCAGGGTTTGAACTCTGGGAATTCCGGCAGTCTTCCCTTATCGGTGAATCCCCTTTCTTTACCTGAATTACTGACTCAAACCGGGGTGGGTCATGCCACAGGTGTGACCGTCACTGAGGGGGGAAGGGTGATTTTGACGGGTTCGGGTCTGCCGGTGGAACAAGGGGATCTGGTGATAAGCGATCGCCCTGTATCCTCGACAGTCCCCGAGGACCGAACGACAATTAACAGCGCAAATGCCATCGTTTCCGCCCCTGAAACCCTGACGATTGTAGGGGGTCAACTGCGGACGACGGGGGACTTAACCCTGCGAGGCGGTGATACGGTAAGGGTTCGCGAGGGGGAAACGGGATTTCAGGCGATCGCCGGAGGGAATTTAGCCATTTTCGGGGATCAGAGCATTGATATCCTCGCCTTAACCGGAATTCAACCGGCGTTTCAAGCGGGAGGAAATCTCCGCTTAGTCAGTCCCGGCAATATTTCCGGAGATTCTAACTTTTCCGCTGGGGGAAATTTCTCCATTGAAAATGCCCTAGGCGGTGGGGGTCAGTTTGTGAGTGAGTATGACCCAATTATTAGCGCCACTGGGGATGTGATTTTAGGGTCTTATCGGGGAGTCTCCCTAAAAATTGAAGCAGGTGGGGCGATCTCCGCTGAAGATATTACCATCACGGGTCCCGATACCACGTTGGGAAACCTGAACGACCCCGATGCCGAACTCCTCCTCAATGAAGCCACCTTAATTTTGCGATCGGGGGTCGCGTCACTCGTGAATCCCACGAATATCCCAACCAACCTCGGTAACACCTTTCTGGTTACCAGACCCCGGAGTGAGCCCGCTAATATTAGCCTGGGAAGGGTCTCCACTGCCGGAGGACCCGTAATTTTAAACTCGGCAGGAGAATTGTTTGTTGATGCGATCGCCACTGCTGGAGGTGAAATTCGCCTCACGGCTAACAATAATATCACCGCTACCGGAGCCCTCAATTCTCAAGGGGGTGACATCAACCTCACCGCCGGGAATTTCGTACGGGTCCTGAATACTGTTAATAATCAGAACGGTGTCAATGCCAGTATTTCATCAGTAGAAAGTGGCGATCGCGGTGGCAATATCCGCATCCAACACAGCGGAGGTACTACCACCCCATTTATTATCGGGGATGCCACCGTCAATGGAACCGCTGGCGCGATTACCACAGGTTCTACCACCATTTCGCCCAACTTCTCTGTCCCAGTCCCCCCATCTCGCTACACCCAAGGCAATATTACGATTGTCACTCAGAGTCCCAATGAAACTCCGACGGACCCCGGTGATGAAACTCCGACGGACCCCGGTGATGAAACTCCCACGGACCCCGGTGATGAAACTCCGACGGACCCCGGTGATGAAACTCCAACGCAACCGGGAACAGGAACTCCCTCGCAACCGGGAACAGGAACTCCCTCGCAACCGGGAACAGGAACTCCAACGCAACCGGGAACAGGAACTCCCTCGCAACCGGGAACAGGAACTCCCTCGCAACCGGGAACAGGAACTCCAACGCAACCGGGAACAGGAACTCCGACGCAACCGGGAACAGGAACTCCGACGCAA